One genomic region from Arthrobacter sp. FB24 encodes:
- a CDS encoding TIGR03085 family metal-binding protein has product MHFVDPSREVLAETLLAAGPDSPTLCRGWRTRDLAAHLYLRERKAGVGLGLIIKSLAKASDEATAKLAAKLKTTEDYTRLVNTFRAGPPALSPLRIKALAESSNLIEYFVHTEDVRRAVDRWAPRALDEEYSDALWDELIKRAAILYRGVDLGIVLVRPSGPRHVAKRAPVSVAIVGEPGELLMHAHGRTRHALVTFEGQPDAVALLQSAEVGL; this is encoded by the coding sequence ATGCATTTCGTCGATCCGTCCCGAGAAGTCCTGGCCGAAACCCTGCTGGCGGCCGGCCCTGACTCCCCCACGCTCTGCAGGGGCTGGCGCACGCGCGATCTCGCCGCACACCTCTACCTGCGCGAACGCAAGGCAGGCGTCGGGCTTGGCCTGATCATCAAGAGCCTGGCCAAAGCCTCCGACGAGGCCACCGCGAAGCTTGCCGCCAAACTCAAGACCACCGAGGACTACACCCGGCTGGTCAACACCTTCCGGGCCGGTCCCCCTGCGCTGTCGCCGCTGAGGATCAAGGCCCTGGCCGAGAGCTCCAACCTCATTGAGTACTTTGTGCACACCGAGGACGTCCGCCGGGCCGTGGACCGCTGGGCACCGCGTGCCCTGGATGAGGAATACTCCGACGCCCTGTGGGATGAACTCATCAAACGCGCAGCCATTCTGTACCGCGGGGTGGACCTGGGCATCGTGCTGGTGCGGCCTTCCGGTCCGCGTCACGTCGCCAAACGCGCTCCCGTGTCGGTGGCCATAGTCGGCGAACCGGGCGAACTGCTGATGCACGCCCATGGACGCACCCGCCATGCGCTGGTGACCTTCGAAGGTCAGCCGGACGCCGTCGCGCTCCTCCAGTCAGCCGAAGTCGGACTCTAG
- the hisI gene encoding phosphoribosyl-AMP cyclohydrolase — translation MSEQPAPAPVPVLPAEVADALKRDAAGLVAAVVQQFDTNEVLMLGWMDDEALRRTMTSGRVTFYSRSRQEYWRKGDTSGHVQWVKSVALDCDGDALLVRVDQVGAACHTGTRTCFDGRGLPVVAGDAGAAGNAS, via the coding sequence ATGTCTGAGCAGCCCGCCCCCGCCCCCGTACCTGTCCTGCCTGCCGAAGTGGCGGACGCCCTGAAGCGCGACGCCGCCGGGCTTGTAGCCGCCGTCGTCCAGCAGTTCGACACCAACGAGGTGCTCATGCTCGGCTGGATGGACGACGAGGCACTGCGGCGCACCATGACCTCCGGGAGGGTGACGTTCTACTCCCGGTCCCGCCAGGAGTACTGGCGCAAGGGAGACACCTCCGGCCACGTGCAATGGGTCAAATCCGTTGCACTGGACTGCGACGGCGACGCCCTGCTGGTCCGCGTGGACCAGGTCGGAGCGGCCTGCCACACGGGCACGCGCACCTGCTTCGACGGCCGAGGGCTTCCCGTCGTTGCCGGCGACGCCGGCGCCGCCGGGAACGCCAGCTAG
- a CDS encoding anthranilate synthase component I: MQDLGIISPGLEEFRELASHSRVIPVRLKVLADAETPIGLYRKLANGQPGTFLMESAAVGGSWSRYSFIGAKSRATLTTKDGQAHWLGKPPAGVPVDGNPVDAIRDTVEALRTDRFEGLPPFTSGLVGFLGWETVRHWEKLTSPPEDDLELPELALNLVTDMAVHDNMDGTVLLIANAINFDNSTERVDEAWHDAVARVKALLAKVSTPVEQPISVLEPAALDFASSVQERWNEPDYLAALDRGKEAIVDGEVFQVVISRRFEMECGADPLDVYRVLRNTNPSPYMYIFSLEDAAGRQYSIVGSSPEALVTVTGEEVITHPIAGSRPRGKTVEADKTFAEELLADQKERAEHLMLVDLSRNDLSKVCVAGTVDVTQFMEVERFSHIMHLVSTVVGKLAPTAKAYDVLKATFPAGTLSGAPKPRALRLLDELEPHRRGIYGGVVGYLDFAGDMDMAIAIRSALLRDGRAYVQAGGGIVADSVNPTEALETVNKAAAPLRAVHTAGSLHNITADSVAEPGDAAGTDTAAR, encoded by the coding sequence ATGCAGGACCTTGGAATCATCAGCCCGGGCCTCGAGGAATTCCGGGAGCTCGCCAGCCACAGCCGTGTCATCCCCGTCCGGCTGAAGGTCCTGGCCGACGCCGAGACCCCCATCGGGCTCTACCGCAAGCTGGCGAACGGCCAGCCCGGCACCTTCCTGATGGAGTCCGCGGCCGTGGGCGGTTCGTGGTCCAGGTATTCCTTTATCGGCGCCAAGTCCCGCGCCACCCTGACCACCAAGGACGGGCAGGCGCACTGGCTGGGAAAGCCGCCTGCCGGCGTGCCGGTCGACGGGAACCCCGTGGATGCCATCCGTGACACCGTGGAAGCCCTGCGCACCGACCGCTTCGAAGGCCTGCCGCCGTTCACCTCGGGCCTGGTCGGGTTCCTCGGCTGGGAAACCGTACGGCATTGGGAAAAACTCACCAGCCCGCCCGAGGACGACCTGGAACTTCCGGAACTGGCCCTGAACCTGGTCACGGACATGGCAGTGCACGACAACATGGACGGCACTGTCCTGTTGATCGCGAACGCCATCAACTTCGACAACAGCACGGAACGCGTGGATGAGGCATGGCACGATGCCGTGGCCCGGGTCAAGGCGCTGCTGGCCAAGGTCAGCACTCCCGTGGAACAGCCGATTTCGGTGCTGGAACCGGCCGCCCTGGACTTTGCCTCCAGTGTCCAGGAACGCTGGAATGAGCCCGACTACCTGGCTGCCCTGGACCGCGGCAAGGAAGCGATCGTTGACGGGGAAGTGTTCCAGGTGGTCATCTCCCGCCGCTTCGAAATGGAGTGCGGTGCCGATCCGCTGGATGTGTACCGGGTGTTGCGGAATACCAACCCCAGCCCGTACATGTACATCTTCAGCCTCGAAGACGCCGCCGGCCGGCAGTACTCGATTGTGGGTTCTTCCCCTGAGGCCCTTGTGACGGTCACCGGCGAGGAGGTCATCACCCACCCCATCGCCGGATCACGTCCCCGGGGCAAGACCGTGGAGGCGGACAAGACCTTTGCCGAGGAGCTCCTTGCCGACCAGAAGGAACGCGCCGAGCACCTCATGCTGGTGGACCTGTCCCGCAACGACCTCTCCAAGGTGTGCGTAGCCGGCACGGTGGATGTCACGCAGTTCATGGAGGTGGAGCGCTTCAGCCACATCATGCACCTGGTGTCCACGGTGGTGGGCAAACTCGCCCCGACCGCCAAAGCCTATGACGTGCTGAAGGCAACGTTCCCGGCCGGTACTCTCTCCGGCGCCCCGAAACCCCGTGCCCTGCGGCTCCTCGACGAGTTGGAACCGCACCGCCGCGGCATCTACGGCGGCGTAGTGGGCTACCTGGACTTTGCCGGCGACATGGACATGGCCATCGCCATCCGTTCTGCGCTGCTCCGCGACGGCCGCGCCTACGTCCAGGCCGGCGGCGGCATCGTTGCCGACTCGGTGAACCCGACGGAAGCCCTGGAAACGGTGAACAAGGCTGCCGCGCCGCTGCGGGCCGTCCACACGGCGGGGTCACTGCACAACATCACGGCCGATTCCGTTGCGGAGCCGGGCGATGCTGCCGGCACAGACACAGCGGCCCGTTGA
- a CDS encoding Trp biosynthesis-associated membrane protein codes for MGVMADKASQPARKRTGAPVWARKSTLVLVIAAMALAAFGTTTQTWLTVHLDPAQLGQAVNSQDGLQVQGSKAATTVTALALVALAGGLAASIAGRIARWIITAIIVLASVGIVAAAVTVMADPLAAAQGSIAAATGITGSSVQVSVSAFPALAVVAGVLLGLSALLIIPAGRHWKARTKYDAAAADASDGPADEIDSWDRLSRGDDPT; via the coding sequence ATGGGCGTCATGGCAGACAAGGCAAGCCAACCCGCCAGGAAACGGACCGGCGCTCCGGTGTGGGCGCGGAAGTCCACGCTGGTCCTGGTCATCGCCGCGATGGCCCTGGCCGCCTTCGGCACCACAACCCAGACGTGGCTGACCGTCCACCTGGACCCGGCCCAGCTGGGCCAGGCCGTCAACAGCCAGGACGGCCTGCAGGTACAGGGCAGCAAAGCGGCCACCACAGTCACCGCGCTGGCACTCGTGGCGCTGGCCGGCGGCCTCGCCGCCTCGATCGCCGGCCGGATTGCCCGCTGGATCATCACGGCGATCATTGTCCTGGCATCGGTGGGGATCGTGGCAGCAGCCGTGACCGTGATGGCGGACCCCCTCGCAGCAGCCCAGGGGTCCATCGCCGCCGCCACCGGCATCACCGGCAGCAGCGTCCAGGTGAGCGTCTCAGCCTTCCCGGCACTCGCCGTCGTCGCCGGCGTCCTGCTGGGGCTAAGTGCCCTGCTGATCATTCCGGCGGGCCGGCACTGGAAAGCGCGGACCAAATATGACGCCGCAGCGGCCGATGCATCCGATGGCCCCGCGGACGAGATCGACAGCTGGGACAGGCTGTCCCGGGGCGACGATCCCACGTAA
- a CDS encoding HGxxPAAW family protein — protein sequence MSKATVSASKSAAAQNVNTGVDHSADLGHGNSPAAWTCVIVMLVGALIASIAFVIASTPIFIAGAAVMVIGLLLGWIMRKAGYGVDGSKLKNSGH from the coding sequence ATGAGCAAAGCCACTGTTTCCGCATCCAAATCCGCTGCTGCCCAGAACGTCAACACCGGCGTCGACCACAGCGCAGACCTCGGCCACGGCAACAGCCCGGCCGCCTGGACGTGCGTGATCGTTATGCTGGTGGGCGCCCTCATTGCGTCCATCGCCTTTGTCATCGCCAGCACCCCGATCTTCATTGCCGGCGCGGCAGTTATGGTGATCGGCCTGCTGCTCGGCTGGATTATGCGGAAGGCCGGCTACGGCGTGGACGGCAGCAAGCTGAAGAACTCCGGCCACTAG
- the trpC gene encoding indole-3-glycerol phosphate synthase TrpC, whose amino-acid sequence MTVLDDINAGAREDMEARRRLVSLAELKDRAAAAAPARDAWAALGGDDSTRKQLKVIAEIKRRSPSKGDLASIADPAELAVQYADGGASVISVLTEQRRFSGSLADFDAVRKAVDVPLLRKDFTVDEYQIWEARAHGADLILLIVASLTDAELRDFSQLTRELGMNALVETHTAEEIERAVAADARIIGVNVRNLKTLDVDRSVFASLSGGIPPEAVIVAESGVRGVDDVRHYAASGANAVLVGEALVSDATPRERIAEFTAAGAEAIAARV is encoded by the coding sequence GTGACTGTTCTCGATGACATCAATGCCGGTGCACGGGAGGACATGGAGGCCCGCCGGCGCCTGGTGTCCCTCGCCGAACTGAAGGACCGCGCCGCAGCGGCCGCGCCCGCACGTGACGCCTGGGCAGCCCTGGGCGGGGATGACTCGACGCGGAAGCAGCTGAAGGTCATAGCGGAGATCAAGCGACGCAGCCCCTCCAAGGGCGATTTGGCGAGCATCGCCGATCCCGCCGAGCTGGCCGTCCAATACGCCGACGGCGGTGCGTCCGTTATTAGCGTGCTCACCGAGCAGCGCCGGTTCAGCGGGTCACTCGCCGATTTCGACGCCGTCCGGAAAGCCGTCGACGTTCCGCTGCTGCGCAAGGACTTCACCGTCGACGAATACCAGATCTGGGAAGCGCGGGCGCACGGTGCGGACCTGATCCTGCTGATCGTCGCTTCGCTGACCGATGCGGAACTGCGCGACTTCAGCCAGCTCACCCGTGAACTGGGCATGAACGCCCTGGTGGAGACGCACACGGCAGAAGAAATCGAGCGCGCCGTAGCGGCGGACGCCCGGATTATCGGCGTCAACGTCCGCAACCTCAAGACGCTCGACGTCGACCGTTCCGTTTTTGCCTCCCTTTCCGGCGGCATCCCTCCGGAGGCGGTCATCGTTGCCGAGTCCGGTGTCCGCGGCGTGGACGACGTCCGGCATTACGCCGCGAGCGGCGCCAACGCCGTCCTCGTGGGTGAAGCCCTCGTGAGCGACGCAACCCCGCGTGAGCGGATTGCCGAATTTACCGCAGCCGGGGCGGAAGCCATCGCAGCACGGGTCTGA
- the trpB gene encoding tryptophan synthase subunit beta, which yields MVDAPTTGSDEGTADAFLQGDRSLRHAPGPYFGSYGGRWMPESLIAALDELEDTFEKAKADPEFVAQIKDLNKNYSGRPSLLTEAKRFAEHAGGVRIFLKREDLNHTGSHKINNVLGQALLAKRMGKTRVIAETGAGQHGVASATAAALLGLECVVYMGAEDCRRQALNVARMELLGATVIPVTSGSQTLKDAINEALRDWVANVDHTHYLLGTAAGAHPFPAMVRYFHEVIGEEARAQILEQAGRLPDAVCACIGGGSNAIGIFHGFLDDPSVRIYGFEAGGDGVETGRHAATISLGKPGVLHGARSYLMQDDDGQTIESHSISAGLDYPGVGPEHAYLSDIGRVSYEPITDAEAMDAFRVLCRTEGIIPAIESAHALAGAIKVGQRLAAEAAAEGQPADSKIVIVNLSGRGDKDVATAAEWFDLLDKDSVEAEIGKEGEQL from the coding sequence ATGGTCGACGCGCCAACAACCGGCTCTGATGAGGGCACCGCGGACGCATTTCTGCAAGGAGACCGGTCCCTGCGCCACGCGCCGGGTCCGTACTTCGGCTCCTACGGCGGGCGCTGGATGCCCGAATCCCTTATCGCGGCCCTGGATGAGCTGGAAGACACTTTCGAAAAGGCCAAGGCCGACCCGGAATTCGTCGCCCAGATCAAGGACCTGAACAAGAACTACTCCGGCCGTCCGTCCCTGCTGACCGAGGCCAAGCGCTTCGCGGAGCACGCCGGGGGAGTCCGCATCTTCCTCAAACGCGAGGACCTGAACCACACCGGTTCGCACAAGATCAACAACGTCCTGGGCCAGGCCCTGCTGGCCAAGCGCATGGGCAAGACCCGCGTGATCGCCGAGACCGGTGCGGGCCAGCACGGCGTAGCCAGCGCAACGGCCGCCGCCCTGCTGGGCCTCGAGTGTGTGGTGTACATGGGCGCCGAGGACTGCCGGCGCCAGGCCCTGAACGTGGCCCGCATGGAGCTCCTGGGCGCCACGGTCATTCCGGTGACCAGCGGATCGCAGACGCTCAAGGACGCCATCAACGAGGCGCTCCGCGACTGGGTGGCGAACGTGGACCACACCCACTACCTGCTCGGCACGGCCGCCGGTGCCCACCCGTTCCCGGCGATGGTGCGGTACTTCCACGAGGTCATCGGTGAAGAAGCCCGCGCCCAGATCCTGGAACAGGCCGGCAGGCTGCCGGACGCCGTCTGTGCCTGCATCGGCGGCGGCTCCAACGCGATCGGCATCTTCCATGGCTTCCTGGACGATCCTTCCGTGCGGATTTACGGCTTCGAGGCCGGCGGCGACGGCGTGGAAACCGGCCGGCACGCCGCCACCATCAGCCTGGGCAAGCCGGGTGTGCTCCACGGTGCGCGCTCGTACCTGATGCAGGACGACGACGGGCAGACCATCGAGTCGCACTCCATCTCCGCGGGCCTGGACTATCCCGGCGTCGGCCCGGAGCATGCCTACCTTTCGGACATCGGCCGCGTCAGCTACGAACCCATCACGGATGCCGAAGCCATGGATGCCTTCCGGGTCCTGTGCCGGACCGAGGGCATCATTCCGGCCATCGAATCGGCACATGCCCTGGCGGGAGCCATCAAGGTGGGGCAGCGCCTCGCCGCCGAAGCTGCAGCCGAAGGCCAGCCCGCGGACAGCAAGATCGTGATCGTTAACCTCTCCGGCCGCGGGGACAAGGACGTGGCCACGGCCGCCGAATGGTTCGACCTGCTGGACAAGGATTCCGTTGAGGCCGAGATCGGCAAAGAAGGGGAACAGCTGTGA
- the trpA gene encoding tryptophan synthase subunit alpha yields the protein MTGVQDITSTSKSAAAIDKARAEGRVALIGYLPAGFPSVEDTIAVGIALAENGADLIEIGIPYSDPVMDGQVIQAATTEALAKGFHVRQVFDVVRGITSKTDAAVLVMTYWNPVVRMGVDEFSRQLAEAGGAGLITPDLIPDEASEWMAASDKYGLDRVFLVAPSSSPERMKRTVDASRGFVYAVSIMGVTGARTSVSSAAEGVVAAAHAAGAERVCVGLGVSNAGQVREIAAYADGVIVGTALVAAIRDGGVDAVAALTKDLSTGLTREEA from the coding sequence GTGACCGGCGTTCAGGACATCACCAGCACCAGCAAATCGGCAGCCGCCATCGACAAGGCACGCGCTGAAGGGCGGGTCGCCCTCATCGGGTACCTGCCCGCCGGCTTCCCCAGCGTGGAGGACACCATCGCCGTCGGCATCGCGCTGGCCGAGAACGGTGCCGACCTGATCGAGATCGGGATCCCGTACTCCGATCCCGTCATGGACGGGCAGGTCATCCAGGCTGCCACCACGGAGGCCCTCGCCAAGGGCTTCCACGTCCGCCAGGTCTTCGACGTGGTCCGCGGCATCACCAGCAAGACCGACGCCGCCGTCCTGGTGATGACCTACTGGAACCCCGTAGTCCGGATGGGCGTGGACGAGTTCTCCCGCCAGCTGGCCGAAGCCGGGGGAGCCGGGCTCATCACCCCCGACCTGATTCCGGACGAAGCCTCCGAATGGATGGCTGCCTCGGACAAGTACGGACTGGACCGTGTGTTCCTTGTCGCCCCGTCCTCTTCCCCGGAGCGTATGAAGCGCACGGTGGATGCCAGCCGCGGCTTCGTCTACGCAGTGTCCATCATGGGCGTCACCGGTGCCCGGACTTCCGTCAGCAGCGCTGCGGAAGGCGTCGTTGCCGCCGCGCATGCTGCAGGAGCCGAACGCGTATGCGTGGGCCTCGGAGTCTCCAATGCCGGCCAGGTCCGCGAGATCGCGGCCTATGCAGACGGCGTAATCGTGGGCACCGCATTGGTCGCCGCCATCCGTGACGGCGGCGTGGACGCTGTCGCCGCCCTGACCAAAGACCTCAGCACCGGCCTGACCAGGGAAGAAGCCTAA
- the lgt gene encoding prolipoprotein diacylglyceryl transferase produces the protein MQTVLHAAAMLPASIPSPDWSGFDIPLPWGSLRIHAYALCILAGIVVGLWLTSVRWTKRGTPEGSLWDIAIWAIPFGIIGGRLYHVFSSPDAYFGPGFDGTGDLSLIPQIQRGGLGIWGAVLLGAVGAWIGCRRAGVKLTAFLDAAAPGLLLAQALGRWGNYFNQELFGGPTTLPWGLQIDADNANFPAGMPADTLFHPTFLYESLWNIAGVLILLALDRKFHFRRGRLFWLYAMYYTLGRVWIEAMRIDDAEQISLFGITTRLNVWTSIFVFVAALIVFIALGLRKRDEPDTPYLAGHVPAATDGDADSDGATAAVSDGATKAGDREDGELAAVPADGKSIRHSDKSVSDSGSRDNLPDNQSGPGHTSAPTEAVTEPAVGTRPAKSQPAAGNSAHQDSGSAPDTDRTK, from the coding sequence ATGCAGACTGTCCTCCACGCGGCGGCCATGCTCCCCGCCAGCATTCCGAGCCCGGACTGGTCCGGATTCGACATCCCGCTGCCGTGGGGGTCCCTGCGCATCCACGCCTACGCGCTGTGCATCCTTGCCGGAATCGTCGTTGGCCTGTGGCTGACGTCGGTCCGCTGGACCAAGCGCGGTACACCGGAGGGCAGCCTGTGGGACATCGCCATCTGGGCGATCCCGTTCGGCATTATCGGCGGCCGCCTCTACCACGTGTTCTCATCCCCGGACGCCTACTTCGGCCCCGGCTTTGACGGCACCGGTGATCTGTCCCTGATTCCGCAGATCCAGCGAGGCGGTCTGGGGATCTGGGGGGCCGTCCTGCTCGGCGCCGTGGGCGCATGGATCGGCTGCCGCCGCGCAGGCGTCAAGCTGACCGCATTCCTCGATGCCGCCGCTCCCGGGCTGCTGCTCGCCCAGGCGCTGGGGCGCTGGGGCAACTACTTCAACCAGGAGCTCTTCGGCGGTCCCACCACCCTTCCCTGGGGCCTGCAGATCGACGCCGACAACGCGAACTTCCCGGCTGGCATGCCGGCCGATACTCTCTTCCACCCGACGTTCCTCTACGAGTCGCTCTGGAATATCGCAGGCGTGCTGATCCTGCTGGCCCTGGACCGGAAGTTCCACTTCCGCCGCGGGCGGCTGTTCTGGCTCTACGCCATGTACTACACCCTGGGCCGGGTCTGGATCGAAGCCATGCGGATCGACGATGCCGAACAGATCAGCCTGTTCGGCATCACCACCCGGCTCAACGTGTGGACCAGCATCTTCGTCTTCGTTGCGGCGCTGATCGTGTTTATTGCACTGGGGCTCCGCAAGCGCGATGAACCGGACACCCCGTACCTGGCCGGCCATGTCCCGGCCGCCACGGACGGCGACGCAGACAGCGACGGCGCTACAGCGGCCGTCAGCGACGGCGCCACCAAGGCCGGGGACCGCGAAGACGGCGAACTGGCGGCTGTTCCGGCCGACGGCAAAAGCATCCGGCATTCGGACAAGAGTGTCTCAGATAGTGGGTCACGTGATAATCTCCCTGATAACCAAAGCGGTCCGGGGCACACTTCCGCCCCAACTGAAGCGGTGACGGAACCAGCCGTCGGCACCAGGCCCGCCAAGAGCCAGCCGGCGGCCGGCAACTCCGCTCACCAGGACTCCGGATCCGCGCCGGACACTGACCGCACCAAGTAG